A genome region from Planctomycetota bacterium includes the following:
- a CDS encoding Eco57I restriction-modification methylase domain-containing protein, which yields MEQAFSVYRKIDDSPQVAVHGQVFTKPHIVALMLDLAQYTGERSTKLLDPGCGEGAFTVAAAVRLVHAGGIPESFAEVADCIFAIDRDHDAVAICRDRVAEALVTEGVSKSLANKLAGHWVVIGDFLEHDFDRKFDLVVGNPPYVRQEAIPKAKLERYRSSLKCFYDRADLYVAFFERSLQLLEKEGRLAFICPDRFAKNKYGKKLRGLIAERFAVEYVLDLAQASPFEPDVTCYPGIFVMRHGAHKKHVDYFRLTDATSKECDYVRRKVTNGAVTYHRYDEWFKGEQQWSIESPDHLALLRRLEPVIDL from the coding sequence ATGGAACAGGCATTCAGTGTCTACCGCAAGATCGACGATTCGCCGCAAGTAGCTGTGCATGGCCAGGTCTTTACCAAGCCACATATCGTTGCGTTGATGCTCGATCTTGCGCAATACACCGGTGAGCGATCAACAAAGTTGCTGGACCCCGGCTGTGGCGAGGGAGCATTCACCGTAGCGGCGGCCGTTCGGCTTGTGCATGCCGGAGGGATTCCGGAATCTTTTGCTGAAGTCGCCGATTGCATCTTCGCGATTGATCGAGATCACGACGCGGTTGCCATTTGCCGAGATCGCGTGGCCGAAGCACTTGTGACCGAAGGAGTCTCGAAGAGCCTGGCGAACAAGTTGGCAGGTCATTGGGTCGTCATCGGCGATTTTCTAGAGCATGATTTCGATCGCAAGTTCGATTTGGTCGTTGGCAATCCGCCCTACGTTCGGCAGGAAGCAATCCCCAAAGCAAAACTTGAACGATACCGATCGTCGCTCAAGTGCTTTTACGACCGTGCCGACCTGTACGTCGCCTTTTTTGAGCGAAGCTTGCAACTGCTGGAAAAAGAGGGGCGGCTCGCATTCATTTGTCCTGACCGATTTGCCAAGAACAAGTATGGCAAGAAGCTGCGGGGATTGATAGCGGAGCGCTTCGCTGTCGAATATGTACTCGATTTAGCGCAAGCATCTCCCTTTGAACCTGACGTGACGTGCTACCCAGGCATCTTCGTCATGCGGCATGGAGCGCATAAGAAACATGTTGATTACTTCAGATTGACCGACGCCACTTCCAAAGAATGCGACTACGTGCGTCGCAAGGTGACGAATGGCGCAGTCACCTACCACCGTTATGACGAATGGTTCAAGGGCGAGCAGCAATGGTCGATCGAATCACCTGACCACTTGGCATTGCTTCGCCGTTTAGAGCCTGTTATTGACTTAAA
- a CDS encoding trypsin-like peptidase domain-containing protein yields the protein MLRTSLTLILWAGLVAPIAAEPTRESVARGKAATAFVHFGSAEGSATAFCIDAESGIFVTNQHVVKKLPNNGRLQLVVDPSSDRPRELLARVLRTDVEADLAILKAVDHAEGLTALELGDDTALFETMSATTFGFPFGKQLAAKTEKFPEVSVSIGRVTALRRKQGKLDRIQLDATLNPGNSGGPVIDENGKLIGVVNAGIFATGVNFAIPTSKLEALLAKPIVSFTPPAIKAEEQSATTSFEASIVSLAKTAEQYVVELELRGGGATGAKVRHSTGGGK from the coding sequence ATGTTGCGCACATCGTTAACATTGATCCTTTGGGCTGGGCTTGTGGCCCCCATCGCTGCCGAGCCAACCCGAGAGTCAGTCGCTCGGGGCAAAGCTGCGACGGCCTTCGTTCATTTTGGGAGTGCCGAGGGATCGGCGACGGCGTTTTGTATCGATGCCGAGTCAGGAATCTTCGTCACGAATCAGCATGTGGTCAAAAAGCTTCCCAACAACGGAAGGCTGCAACTCGTCGTCGATCCAAGCAGCGATCGCCCGCGCGAGCTGCTGGCGCGGGTGTTGCGAACCGACGTGGAAGCGGACCTGGCGATTCTAAAGGCAGTCGATCATGCCGAAGGGTTGACGGCGCTGGAGTTGGGCGACGACACCGCACTCTTTGAAACGATGTCAGCCACGACATTTGGCTTTCCATTCGGAAAGCAACTGGCAGCCAAAACGGAAAAGTTTCCCGAAGTCAGCGTGAGCATCGGGCGCGTCACCGCCTTGCGGCGCAAGCAGGGCAAGCTTGATCGTATCCAGCTTGACGCCACGCTGAACCCTGGCAACTCCGGTGGCCCTGTCATCGATGAGAATGGGAAACTCATCGGGGTTGTCAACGCTGGCATCTTTGCCACAGGGGTCAACTTTGCCATCCCCACCAGCAAGCTAGAGGCCTTGCTTGCCAAGCCGATCGTTTCGTTTACGCCACCGGCCATCAAGGCCGAGGAGCAAAGTGCCACCACATCGTTCGAGGCCTCGATCGTGTCGCTGGCAAAGACCGCCGAGCAATATGTAGTTGAGCTCGAATTGCGCGGGGGGGGGGCAACCGGTGCGAAAGTTCGCCACTCGACGGGGGGCGGAAAGTAA